The Malus domestica chromosome 08, GDT2T_hap1 genomic interval gcatagttctgacataagacatcacaaGGATTATAACATTCAAGAATTATACATGACTGCTAAAcataggctctgataccaaactgacacaccccgaccgagatcaagacatgctggccgtcatgtgagagtgacgtagccatgtgcacagtgcggaagtgaaaaagataagaaatatacgaataatcaaaaaccaaaattactagagtgcactacaaaacagaaagtgataagagttagttacaacagtaaatacttatattcagagcataaaagtctaggtgcagtccagtaggacaagtactagttatacagtaccaggaatgtcctactattatttagataagtcagAACAGCCGACGTCCTcgagccaccaacagcaagctaactaaaaacctggaggggcgcaaaacataaaacatgagtgggcaaaaacaaatgctttacaaaatcatttcatttatcaatatactaacctctcgctgtaaaacatgtataattttcccagaatcaacatataagtatttatatatatatatatatatatatatatatatatctgaagttataacaattcaattcatgcttcacataatcatattcatgtgtatgccatgccaaaatataacaaagtaaacaatccaggtaagaatgatttcatagaaatatgatatgttagccggaacccctgtggtagtctgtacggctgaattcatagctcaaaagtcaatttAGCCGGAGTCACaataatgacctatacggcaatatacaacacataagtcggaaccactaaaaaggggtcTGTACGAAAAGAttggtgtaatatagttatgctcaattctattctctcataatagccagGCGATGAATCGCtgatcacctacgagtcggaaccataaataaagTTTGTACGACAaaactgtgcacttaagttggatctaatatgagcatatagtgcgaggggtgacgtaaataaacaggcttgtacttcatatctctggctaaatcacaatcaccctaggtgcagttttatgagctcaacattattcaatcacatatcacatcatcgatgattcacataatcaaacataatttacttgaacttaccagtgcctccacagcaccacatttatatatatatatgcagccacgaaatgcatattcagaatataaaatcATTTGGCATATTAATTCAAAGCATACAttccttaaaaatgcatttctgggaaatatatcaagtatataaatatatactgaaaacaaaagcccactcactggtatgtcaacgggtcgtaacccccgagtcgcccatggatacgctcgtcctcgggataagtctcacctatatgcgaattaactataaaaacgttattttaaagcacatatacaaaactagctaataacttctcatacaaagctcaattttggtatttgaatataccaacatgacctacacaacctcacgaacattgtgatatttttagaataatttttttgtggCTCATGCGCCCTCACGCGCCGAGGAGGGCACGACCTCACGCGCATCACCTTCAACCTCCAGATGCCGGAACTGGCGTCGGATTTTGGGCAGACCTGTAACTGCCTATTTCTCGctcatttttgcaccatttttcacgtaatttataccaaaatgaagctcttaactAGTAGAACACAATCATAGTACTCTAAAATTCTAAAAGTCACGGGATCTCATCggagaattccaagaaaaaccggccaaacttcatccacacgatcccgacgtccaaaaccttcaaacaaaGCACTCTGATCTTCCTTAAgacctcactaagcttcctacaagcttcaaattcccaaaaacatccataattacatgtgcatgaacagtgcacaaatCGGGGGTTatgaaaaactagggttttcgaaggtatccttacctgaaatgggtaccaatCGACTCATCTAagcttcacgaacacaatggtgccaATTTTGACCACGATCCGTGAAGTTTCAAGGGTTTTGGGTGATTGTTCGTACTATTTCGAATGGGAGAAAGAGTGTGAGAATTCGAGAGAGATGAGATGGTATGGGAGAGAGAAAAGATAGAGTGTCTGTGTGTGGCCTAAGATTGGTCAACCACAAGAAATACCATAacttaatcctaattggttctaaacaattaggatttaagaatATTGACCCAAAACCACACTTAAACCACATTACACAACTAACGTCCAAAGGTATTTTCGCCAATTCACGCCATCCATAATTATatatttgggacgggctgtgacacccCTGTTCCTCGTGTATTCCAATTCCAACCAAAACCCATAATTCAGATTCATGATTTTACTTCGATTttgaatttcattaaaaaaaaagcataaacAAAGTTTACTCAGATGGTGCTTGGTCCTCTCGACGAGGGTTTTGCCATCCTCACCTTTCTTCCCCCTCCATTCTTGAGTCCATGCCGCACCCCACCATACACTTCTTTTTCTCTATCGCCATGCTATCACCCAGAACCACCATCCCACCCCGATGAATCCCGCCACAATTAAAGTCAGAGCCGCTAACATAGTCACCATCTCGGCAGCTATGATCTCGAAAGGTTAACGACGATGGTGCTCAGAAAGAAAATGGACATGGTTTGGGAGGTGGGCGTGGAGGTTTGGACAAGAAGAGATCGTTGTTGGTGAGAGAAGTTATCTTTGCACGCTACCGCAAAACTCTGGTTGAGAGGGTCAAGCACCACCTGGTAAGTTTCGTTTGtgcatttttttaatgaaatttgaatCGAAGCAAAAATTTTGAATCTGAATTGTGGGTTTTAGTtgatgacacgccccgaccctgacatttcccgaataccaggatagacacgtgctggccgacacttgagggtgacgaaagccattaattgatacaaaagctaagaataagaaataaataagagttatgaatttaaaatacaatgaattaaaattttaggaacgtgctcagagcatacaactaactagaattctaaaagaattaatataaaatttaataaataatggatgtgggtcctacaccgagaggactcaaaTATGCCAAAGCGAAGACGTTGACGTTGGGATCGTATGCCTCAATTCTAAATCCTGAAATGGGgcacaaaacaagggtgagtggaccaagttcatatatatacataatacaaaaacagttatgaacatactaacctccaggtttatatataatgaaaactactaacataataagtgatggatttaaatAAGACTCATAGCATGCCAAAAGTATCTCTAAAGTCATGTCGCAGAATAACAtcgcggaaatcaaaacaataaacgtctcatagatcgtctcgtaaatgcggtgtgctgctagaaagatcactgaataaatataactcccagCCTAATGCCTGCTACATGGTCTCTGCGCCCATAGctagagattaccaactccaggcccaatgcctgctttgtgtccctcagcccgtagctagggattatttctcctggcctaactgccaacaccaaatcctcaccccaggcggcatagtgtctactaggtacgtacaaatagttacgcctctcataaataaccacttcataatataaagtcatccaccatctatactataaagaggggtttctaaaacatattctagcatcctatcgtcatccatcaaatagtctaccagttcatggtttttatagaaaatacgatattccaaaatatagctcaatataggccaacagttaattcctcaccaaaaacacgagacgaaaatcaATATATTCAGTAAACAGGCTTaacataaatcaaatcataaactcgtaggcatgctaatcatttatgaaattaaactataaaatcatgtaattttagaaggggtccactcacagtacttcgcCGTCGAAAAGTCACGCAGCTAGCGAAAACAAAAACACCACTATAATttcccctaagcacataaagagtccaataaataaaactatataatagcaattgaatttgggaaaatgaacattggaaacggattcaaaacgtcgaattaccctaagaagggtcctgGATAAATTTCGTAAAATGTCAACAGAATATCCTTAGAATATTCCAAAGAATATTTCCTGGCAGAATATTCCACATAAAGGGTTTGGGTTTAGCTAATTAGGTGGGCTAGGTTTAAAGGAGAGGGCTTAGGGCCCTGGTTAAAGAAAGGCCCGAAGGCCTTAAGcctaagggttttgggtttctaGATAAAAAGACTTAGGGCTTTAGCTAATTTGGCCCAAAGGCCTTtaacttaaaacaattaataaaataaataataaagtttTGGGTTGGGCTCAGCAGGAAAGGCCTAAAGGGCTTGGGTTTGGTGGGTCGCCGGACCCAAGAATGAAGAAGGCCGGAATTCGGCCAAAAATCCACACCAaatttaaacggccataactttgtcaaaactccacaaaatcgagtgattcaaaaacgaaagttgtagccctcgaagagacaaagagaatggtgcCTCACACGACATCTAACTCGCCATAATTTGGTCGAAAAATGCCTCGAAatcctcggaggtcgccggaaactaggtaagattcaaatgaggataacttcttcaatactcaacgaaattgagtgaaacaaaaaggaaagttgtagttctcagcgagacgaagagatttaTACCTTGCACACTGGCCAACTCGCCGTGGCCGGAAACGGCCTCGAAAGTGGCGGTCTGCGTCACAGCTCGTGTACGGGACTTCATGGTTCGACTTCCAAGATGCCAAGACTATGGTTGAGTTCGTAGCGACAAGATAAAGACGATGGTGATGTTTGATGGTAAGAAAAGCCCTCGGAGGGGTTGAGATAAAGAGAGCCGAGAGAGTGTAAGGGAGagtgagggaaaagagagaaagaggaagactttttagaaaaataaaagtaaaaaggaAAGGGAACCAGGGGACAAAATAGgggggtgggccccttgggcacaccatttaaaacccaaaaatcattttaaaagcaagataatctcaaacttagtgaaaatacaatttaaattaaggGTGGGTGTAACAGTTGAATTGGAAATGCAGGAGGATGAAAGGTGTCGGAGGAGGTGCAAAGCTGTGGTTTTAGTGATGAAGGAAGGTATGAGGGGTATATGGAGGGTGAAGATGCGTGAGAGCATCTCCAAAGATAAATgtcaaatgttaatttgatggTTGACGAGGCAATGtcaaattttctcttttttcagtCGATATGTTTTTTGtgttataaatgatatttgCAGGAcacattttaaaaagaaatcaattaaaataaattttcaagatCTATAATTTGTGCATTAATGGGACccacacaataaaataattaaaaattatttgacattgttgcagtcatatttagaataggaatgtgattgtgtaaatcctaggaaatctggaaaagtatcttatattcctcTTAGGATTagattaattattaaatgttgtaatcctaaaaggaaaggttttaccatttctactactataaataaaggcacaatggagtgaatcaaacacacctcacaattaaatcaatctctcttctctctaatagtggccggccccctctctctctaaaccctagatcgttcaatcaaataggcctacaacacgttatcagcatgctATTGCTAGAAGCTACGGAATTGAAGCATCGTAGAAGAAGGCtatcatccaccaaattcaaaggcttaaaataaaagaagatatttgaaacgtccacgaagcacgaaaacattccccatgatgcatgaacccctctatgtttatattttcccttcaatatatatattgtatatgtttatatatttgtttcatgcatcgcacaattaaattgttatgtagaatttgtgagtcaaattatataaaataaattagaagcatatttagggttttcctaaaccctatgggattttgaaaaaaaaaagaaaagggattTTGAACATAATTTGGCACCACCCTTGCAGCACAACACTAGCAGCAACCCTCTGGGCTTTGCTGCACCTAAATGGATCTCTAGGCCTTTGGCCTGCTTGTGTGGAATAGGCATGCAGCCCTAGCTCCCTATCTGTGAAGGCTTGTAGCTTTCCTGAACCTAAACCAAACCCACAACAAGCTTTGCTTGTTGGGTTCTTATCCCGCACACACCCAGACCCGCAGACCTGCTACTTCTGGTGCCAGCCCACTTGATTGGGCCTTGTTTCCTTGCGGCCCACAACAAAGGATGCCAGCCTATGTGGTTGGGCTCCCATACACATGCACACGTCAGCCCACGGGGTTGGGTTTGTCCACCCATGTATCACTCATAAGGCCAGCCTCTGCTGGGCCTTATCCCATGCACTCCTTCGGCCCAAGTATGACACCCAGCTGCAGCTAGGGCTTTTCCTGCCCACCCCGTGGCCTGCAACCACCACCCAAGGCTTTTTTGGGCCTTGCCTCTTACATTAGGCACCCAACCCGAGCCCTATTATGTTTTAGGGCTTTTTTTTTACCCACATGCTATTATTTTAGCATCTAAATAAATGAACTCGTATGTTAAATttatttagcttctacaatcgaccccgtatggcccgatttattgaattaattaaaagtgacctgcaatccattaatatgataatgaatccaaaattattgacttgaagatcacttttggacattaacaattcaataatttattttaatactttgaaccgtcacataatttcgtagtaacgaagctctcacacttgagtgccgaagaacctcaaatccactacacttagttagtatattgcattatgAGTTTTTTGCAGGAACCTttcattatgaactaattgttcataaaactaaattgaacctgtagtttcaaatttagtgtctTTGAAACCTGacgttttcattcaaaacataccacatgaaacccgtagttttcatgcataaattaaaccactacatgtctatagaacttgtatgttctacgatatatgtctatggcttaccatatgactaatcacgtTTTCTCCCTccattttagggacatgtcgaacttgaacaagctcgatttctccgctctagaagtctctggaagaaactatctaaagtgggttcaagacgtgaagcttcATCTCACTGcaaatggtattagagccaccatcgagGCACCTATAGCTGACAAACCTGTTGACGAAGCTCAAAAGGCTACTGTAATGATCTTCATCTGAAGACAcattcatgatgcactgcagattGAGTATCTCGCTGAGGAGGACCCACGCACCCTCTGGCTTGCTTTGGCCAaccgtttcgatcaccagaaagacatatacttgcctgaagcaaaacACGACTGGCAACATCTTTGCTTCCAGAACTTTAAGTTCGTGAATGAATATAACTctaaagtttgtagaatccatTCTCTGTTGAAATTCTGCAAAGTGGAACTAACCGAATCAGATTTCCTAGAgaatacctattcgaccttccatgccaccaatattgtcctgcagcaacaatatagggcacataaattcaccaagttttcggatttgatctctgttttacttctcatTGAAAATTAGAACCAGTTTTttatgaagaatcatcaagctcgacccactGGCTCGAACGTCGCGCCTGAAGCGCATGAGACCTATTCTAGCAGCCATAAACAAGGAAAGAACCATCGTGGCCGTGGCAATGGGTAGCAAGCCCAACCACGAGCCCAATGTCAATAGAGTGCCGCACTTAAAGGAAGAAATTTGACCCAGCAGCGTCCACCACTAACCCCTAAGGTCCTAAACTTCAAGAAAAATGGCAAAGCTCTCGTTCAGGCTGCTTCTACTGAACTGGACATGTGTTATCATTATAGATCAAGGGATCATTAGTCATGCATATCTGGGCTTCccctgaggctattgccaaatatcattctcgtcgtgagtctaactttgcacatgtggatcatccagaagatgcaactacatcaatggagatatcaGATTTCCAGAAGGCGTCAACAtctatggatgaataaattagacatgtATTTAGGGAgtttacccctagtggccggccctacccccCTATTTTGccaggtttatggtttaattttgaacaatttttctaagtatttagaataatttgtttggttttggtttgttctgaattatggattgttatttgaatggatattattttctcgaattgcttaattgaataaatggacttatatttatacatgtgaccaattcaatcaatttatttctaagTATGTCTaatggggaagttagttgtttggcagatagtgcaaccacgtaCACCATTTTGCTTgaacgacactattttactaacttcatacccaagaaagctcatttgacaactctctcaggctcatccaacctgattgaaggatacggaaaggtacgtatcatgttgtctaatggtacaattctgaccattaaggaggcactctattctccacgttccgaaagaacgttgctgagttttacagatattcgagataatcaatatcatcttgaaaccactgaagatcatggttctgaatttctttgtatcacttcgtatgtatatggccagaagcatattcacGAGAACTTGGAACGCTTgccgagtgggttgtacatcacaaccattcgcgACATAGAAGCCCACAttgtggccggccctatgcctgagttcccggacactttgtttctttggcatgatcgtttgggacatcctggacgtgacatgatgtgccgtatcctcaaatcttcacacgggcataagTTACATCCCTATGTTGGACTCCCACCATGCAAATcgtgttctttagggaagttgaatactaaACCCTtatatacaaagattattcacgacccacctaaatttcttcaaaggattcaaggggacatttgtggaccaatccaaccaacatgcggaccatttagatactttatggtgtttgttgatgcatcgacacgatggtcacatgtttgcttgttgTCTATACGCAACGCCGCGTTTgctaaactcctagctcaaatcattaagctaaaggctcaccaccctgattatccgatcaagtcgATCCGACTGGATAAcgctggagagtttacgtcacagacttttgacgattattgcatgtcagtagggaTTAATGTGGAACATTATGTGccctatgttcacacccaaaacggcctggcagaagctttcataaagagCATTCAATTGATAGCTTGGACTTTCATTATGAGAACCAAATTACCGGtatctgcctagggctatgcaatattgcatgtaTCTATGTTGGTCCGTCTGAGGCCAACCGCTACCCAACCATATTCACCCTTACAGTTGGTCACTGGATACGAATTTGACGTCTCACACTTACGGGTGTTTGGGTGCGCCATTTATGTGCCATAGCGCTGTcgctacgtaccaaaatgggtcctcagagaaaaatgggaatctatgttggttatgattcacCATCAATTGTTCGCTACTTAAAACTCTTGACAGGAAATCTCCTTACCGCACGTTTTGCGGATTGtgactttaatgagacaatttttccgtcgttagggggagataagcatgctgACATTCCTGTAGAACGCCACGAATTGTCGTCGTATGCTCTcattatgtctcatttagatccccgcactgcccagtctgaaactgaagtgcgtcaaattatagatcttcagagcattgctcaaagtATGCATGATGtttttaatgatctagcaaaggtgacaagatcacacaTACCCGCTGCAAACACACCTGTAAAGATAGATGTACCCCGTGTACTTCAACAACCCGCCTAGGAAGGCTGGACCGTCCCCGAAGATGGGGAGGCCGCACCCTCCACGCGGCAAGGTATATTGGCGgttagccaatcatctgctccgACCCTGAAGCGGACCCCTTAGTTCAAATGATTCATAACCCCAGAAAAGGAAAATGGCACCAACTAGTAACCTTAGTTTGAATCTGACCGTTGCCCACTCATCCgttccaacgcatgaggttattctagattacagtGATGCTTCAAACGAAACATGTCggcctcccgagaatcgtgaaaTTTCGGTCCACTAcacagtattggatgaggtttggaatatgAATGAGATGATCATCGACGATGCATTCTCgtactcagtagctactgatatcatgcttagcgatgacattgaaccacgttcatTCGATGAATGCCAACgtagaaccgattggtcaaactggaaacaagcaatccaggtcgaGCTCGATTCACTCGTGAAACGTAAGGTATTTGGACCTATCGTTCTTACAGCACGACGCGTGAAGCTCGTTGGCTACAATTGGGTTTTCATGAGGaaacgtaatgagaagaatgaaatagtgcgatacaaagcatGCATTGTAGCGTAAGGCTTCTCTCAGCGTCTAGGGATTGATTACGCGGAGACGTATTCCCCCATAATGGACGTTATAACATTCCATTACCTAATCTGATTACGAGGAGACAtattcccccgtaatggacgttataacgttccgctacctaatcagtttggtagttttcgaaaaactgaatatgcagcttatggacgtggtaaacgcgtatctttatggggatctagatacggaaatttatatgaaagttccagaaggacttccattgactggctcaaatagttctagaccacagaACACTCTCTTAATTAGGTTGAAGAGGTCATTCTACAAATTAAAACAATccgggcagatgtggtataactgtctgagtgaatatttgacaagtcagggttatgtgaaccatgaactatgcccatgcgtgttcataaagaagtcacattccagatttgcaatcgttgcagtttatgtcgatgacatgaacctcattgggATTCCCGCAGAGCTTAAGGAAATTGCTACACACTTGAAatcgaaatttgagatgaaggatcttgagAAAAGTTGATACTATCTCggcctggagatcgagcattgttcggatgaaatcctagtacatcaatcaaacTACATCCAAAAGCTGTTACGACGTTTTAATGAacataaagcgaagccttcgagtacacccatggtcgttcaaactctagatgctaaacgagatccattccgtccaaaagatgataaggaagagattttggaacccgaagttccttacctaagtgcaattagggctttattgtacttggctcagtgcactagacctgacatctcTTCGATGTGAATCTATTGGCTATATACATCAATGCACCCACACGCaggcactggaatggtgttaaagacattttccactACCTCAAAGGTACCACGGATTTGGGTTTATTTTATACCCGTAAATCTCCAAGTGTTGCCGCCCTTTATGGCCCTCggattgattctcgccttgttggttaagcagatgctggatatctgtctgaccatgctgagattctcacCTGCATGAAGCATCGCATAAGTGCTTTTGGCTAAGAGAAGTTATGGAACATATttgaagcactagtggtcttacatcagtcgttgaccttcctacgacgatctttgaagacaatgcagcatgtatcgagcaattgaagaagggatacatcaagggagacaacaccaagcacatagcgccgaagttcttttactcacaccagcagcagcagcatcagaacattgaagtcaagcaaatccgttcctAAGACAACCTggtcaatctctcttctctctaatagTGGTcgaccccctctctctctaaatcctagatcgttcaatcaaataggcctacaacagaCATCACATTttttcatatgtcaaatttgacatataaaAACTCATATGTCAATCCAATTGGAACTTACTCCTACCTTCAAATTTGACTACATGACATTCCACTTAagatttgacatctcatttcgAGATGGTTTGGTTGGGGTGGGCCCCactcatttttatttaatattttgacaaaaaatttaaattgattttattttataattttattttcttatctaCGTGGTCTTCTACGTCATAAAAATATGGACCCTACATTTGCCACGTCATCATTAACAACCAATTTGACGGATTAATTAACGAAGGTCTGAtattgcaacaaattcataagttgaggtatgacattgcaatgtttaaaatatgaGGTATGAAATTATGGTGCGATCCATAGTTGGGGTAgttaaatgtaatttacccttgatGTTATAATGGATCAAGTATGACAATGTGCTaccataataatttggtttgaaGTTGTATTTGTTGAGAATTGGATCTAAGATTtctcatttacaagtaaaaTAAGAATTATCACTAGACCATATTATTAAATGGCAATAACAATATTTATGTTAGATAATCATATTCAAGGATGACAATGATCAAAATTGAAATGGCTTATTTACTCCAATGCCCCCTCAAACTCAACCTTCCTCTCACTGtcccaagaaattcaaaatttctcaCTTGACCCCCTAAGTGTATGTGTCTTACTTTGCCCATACTGTCatgttaaattttttgttagTGTGCTAACATGACATGTTGGTGACCCACACATCCAAAAAGATAGCACCCGATAGATATAATGAGATAATTtataaaactattaaaaaaagaaCTAAAGGCAAAAAGAATTttgtaaacaaacaaacaagtatgaaattaataaaaacaaaagacaagtaTGAAATTTTTCTCCTTAGTTTGAGAAAGAGTAGAGGGGTTGGATGTGAGGAAGGATGCATTGGTTGGGTGTTAATTGTGGCATTTGTATTTGCTGctgatattcttttttttttttattttgttttagtttgtgtttatccACTTGACATTATGTCTTTAGTTGCAAGGACCTCACATAAATACCATGTTAGCACATTAATTGAAATTTTAACATAACTTAATAGCAAAAAagctaaataaaaaataaaattaagagaAGGTTGAGTTTCAATGAGATTCATAGTCATATTTGGTGACTAAAATTGAGTGGGTGGTCAATTTCAAAAACCATGTGGTAAAAAGCTAATACAAAATGAAAAGCAGTCCCAACCCCCAAGCCCCAAAGCCGTAAAAAAATCCAAGTGCCTCCTTCCCTCCATGTCCTTTAtccctctctcttttcccttttcCATTGAGCTAGCCCTGAGAAACTGTTGATACTCGAGGGCTCATTACTCAAGGGTGGGAATGGTGGTGGTCCTCGCGGCAGGCTGGTTTCTTCGTGGGCTCTTCCTTGACAATTAATATTTGGATTGGACACGTGTAGGCTGTAGGATTAATTGGGTCTGTTGGGAGTTaataaggtcatctccaactgaagggttTAGAGGACCAGATGGTCAAAAATAGCCCAAAAAATTGTCTCTAATCGAGGGCTAGATCAGATGGCTCGTGGGCCTCACGGAATCTGAACGAGTCAGAGGGCTGGTCATCTTCAACCAGCCAGCCAACTCGCTAGCCAGCccactttgatttttttttcttttcacttgccCAGCCCGGTtccctttttgtgtttttgttatttCAGCCCACTTTAGGGCCTTCAATTTTTGGTGtcagcccttttttttttaacatcccactttttttttggatgttttttttttctaattttttcctacaccatttctcacatatttttttcaccattccatactggattacctcattttatttcaattcttcacatttcatactATAGTCCTTTggctctcggttggagatggtttgttTGTGACAGGGATAAAACAAGCCATTTGGCCCTTTgaccatcggttggagatggagacAAATATGATC includes:
- the LOC139198179 gene encoding uncharacterized protein — translated: MSNLNKLDFSALEVSGRNYLKWVQDVKLHLTANGIRATIEAPIADKPVDEAQKATIEYLAEEDPRTLWLALANRFDHQKDIYLPEAKHDWQHLCFQNFKFVNEYNSKVCRIHSLLKFCKVELTESDFLENTYSTFHATNIVLQQQYRAHKFTKFSDLISVLLLIEN